In Ailuropoda melanoleuca isolate Jingjing chromosome 4, ASM200744v2, whole genome shotgun sequence, the following proteins share a genomic window:
- the CCDC71 gene encoding coiled-coil domain-containing protein 71, with protein MSVVQHVEEKAVHSWSRISTAGKKALEEALLVFNPMSQDLSATEAQLVAFLQGLRDDGFQPTILRSGDVYGYSSCTANPPSQTKLQARAPTPAATSPPASAPRTAMQLPAGRATLLPMPLSGRLAKASTPSLAKHATTNLLLSSLKQSSASRARGAAVGFPAHLYPGVYPAMRLSVVLEALVPLKSPMPCLGAKHKAQSLQLSLADSPLKLRKGPGKRQGNCRPKAPRKATGKGPKCLTHRRCRARSQQGTTPRNKTYKATGSLGGLRMKGGSALGTKMSQAKAARTLAKAAQAKAAQTQAKAAKARAKAKAAQIRARAKAAQIRARAKAARIKAKAKAVRAKAKAVRAKAKVVRARAKVVRARAKVARTQSRSRGRPKGSVQARTARRGPKSRPETVGQKRKRAEEAKDLPPRKRTRLGPLSPKAWLGPGTAKLLKFRAIKVDRRSSDDEVRQRAQRILRVNLSPVIQLQPLLPYSAP; from the coding sequence ATGAGCGTGGTGCAGCATGTGGAGGAGAAAGCTGTGCACTCCTGGTCGCGGATCTCCACGGCAGGGAAGAAGGCCCTGGAGGAGGCGCTGCTTGTCTTTAACCCCATGAGCCAGGATCTCAGTGCCACAGAGGCCCAGCTTGTAGCCTTCCTGCAGGGCCTGCGGGATGATGGCTTCCAACCCACCATCCTGCGCAGCGGTGATGTCTATGGCTATAGTTCATGCACAGCCAACCCCCCAAGCCAGACGAAGCTGCAGGCtcgtgcccccaccccagctgccacATCACCTCCAGCCAGTGCTCCCCGAACTGCCATGCAGCTGCCTGCAGGCCGGGCCACGCTGCTCCCTATGCCACTATCTGGGAGGCTGGCCAAAGCATCCACACCATCCCTTGCCAAGCATGCTACCACCAACCTGCTGCTGAGCTCCCTGAAGCAGTCAAGTGCCAGCCGTGCCCGGGGTGCAGCAGTGGGCTTCCCCGCCCACCTCTATCCAGGTGTCTACCCTGCCATGCGGCTCTCTGTTGTCCTTGAGGCCCTGGTTCCGCTAAAGTCTCCCATGCCCTGCTTGGGTGCCAAGCACAAGGCACAATCACTGCAGCTCTCACTTGCAGACTCTCCCCTGAAGTTGCGCAAAGgtccagggaagaggcaggggaacTGTCGGCCCAAAGCTCCCAGAAAAGCCACAGGCAAGGGCCCTAAATGTCTGACTCACAGACGCTGCAGGGCCAGATCCCAACAAGGCACTACACCCCGGAACAAGACCTACAAAGCCACTGGGTCCCTTGGTGGCCTACGAATGAAAggtggctctgccctgggcaccaAAATGTCCCAGGCCAAGGCAGCTCGAACACTGGCCAAAGCTGCCCAGGCCAAGGCGGCTCAAACACAGGCCAAAGCTGCCAAGGCTCGGGCAAAAGCCAAGGCAGCACAGATCAGGGCCAGGGCCAAGGCAGCACAGATCCGGGCCAGGGCCAAGGCGGCACGGATCAAGGCCAAAGCCAAGGCGGTGCGGGCTAAGGCCAAGGCGGTGCGGGCTAAGGCCAAGGTGGTGCGGGCCAGGGCCAAGGTGGTGCGGGCCAGGGCCAAGGTGGCTCGGACCCAGtccaggagcaggggcaggccaAAAGGGTCTGTTCAGGCCAGGACCGCGAGGAGGGGCCCGAAAAGCCGCCCTGAGACTGTggggcagaagagaaaaagggctGAGGAGGCAAAGGATCTTCCTCCCCGGAAAAGAACACGACTTGGGCCCCTATCCCCTAAGGCGTGGCTAGGGCCTGGAACAGCAAAACTGCTGAAATTCCGGGCCATCAAGGTGGACAGGCGGTCCTCGGACGATGAGGTGCGGCAGCGGGCTCAACGGATCCTCCGTGTGAACCTGTCCCCTGTAATACAGCTCCAGCCGTTGCTGCCATACTCAGCGCCCTGA
- the KLHDC8B gene encoding kelch domain-containing protein 8B isoform X1 encodes MATGGGRAFAWQVFPPMPTCRVYGTVAYQDGHLLVLGGCGRAGLPLDTAETLDMASHTWLALAPLPTARAGAAAVVLGKQVLVVGGVDEGQSPVAAVEAFLADEGRWERRATLPQAAMGVATVERDGMVYALGGMGPDTAPQAQVRVYEPRRDCWLSLPSMPTPCYGASTFLHGNKIYVLGGRQGKLPVTAFEAFDLEACTWTRHPSLPSRRAFAGCAMAEGNVFSLGGLQQPGPHNFYSRPHFVNTVEMFDLEHGSWTKLPRSLRMRDKRADFVVGSLGGHIMAIGGLGNQPCPLGSVEGFSLARRRWEALPAMPTARCSCSSLQAGPRLFVIGGVAQGPSQAVEALCLRDGV; translated from the exons ATGGCTACAGGAGGTGGCCGAGCCTTCGCTTGGCAGGTGTTCCCACCCATGCCCACCTGCCGGGTGTATGGCACAGTGGCATACCAGGATGGGCACCTGCTAGTGTTGGGGGGCTGTGGCCGGGCTGGACTGCCCCTGGACACTGCCGAGACACTGGACATGGCCTCACATACATGGCTTGCACTGGCACCCCTGCCCACTGCCCGGGCCGGTGCGGCTGCTGTGGTGCTGGGCAAGCAGGTGCTAGTGGTGGGCGGTGTGGATGAGGGCCAGAGCCCTGTAGCTGCCGTGGAGGCCTTCCTGGCTGACGAGGGCCGCTGGGAGCGTCGGGCCACCCTCCCTCAGGCAGCCATGGGGGTTGCAACTGTGGAGAGAG ATGGTATGGTGTATGCTCTGGGGGGAATGGGCCCAGACACGGCTCCCCAGGCCCAAGTTCGGGTATATGAACCCCGGCGGGACTGCTGGCTTTCACTACCCTCCATGCCCACACCCTGCTACGGGGCTTCTACCTTCCTGCACGGGAACAAGATCTATGTCCTGG GGGGCCGCCAGGGAAAGCTCCCAGTGACTGCTTTTGAGGCCTTTGATCTGGAGGCCTGTACCTGGACCCGGCACCCGAGCCTGCCGAGCCGCCGGGCCTTTGCTGGCTGTGCCATGGCAGAAGGCAACGTCTTCAGCCTGGGTGGCCTGCAGCAGCCCGGGCCCCACAATTTCTACTCCCGCCCACACTTTGTCAACACTGTGGAGATGTTCGACCTGGAACATG GGTCCTGGACCAAGCTGCCCCGCAGCCTGCGCATGAGGGATAAGAGGGCTGACTTTGTGGTTGGCTCCCTTGGGGGCCACATCATGGCCATTGGGGGCCTTG GCAACCAGCCGTGCCCTCTGGGCTCTGTGGAGGGCTTCAGCCTTGCACGGCGGCGCTGGGAGGCCCTGCCTGCCATGCCCACAGCCCGCTGCTCCTGTTCTAGTCTGCAGGCTGGGCCCCGGCTGTTTGTCATTGGGGGTGTGGCCCAGGGTCCCAGCCAAGCTGTGGAGGCGCTGTGTCTGCGTGATGGGGTCTGA
- the KLHDC8B gene encoding kelch domain-containing protein 8B isoform X2 translates to MATGGGRAFAWQVFPPMPTCRVYGTVAYQDGHLLVLGGCGRAGLPLDTAETLDMASHTWLALAPLPTARAGAAAVVLGKQVLVVGGVDEGQSPVAAVEAFLADEGRWERRATLPQAAMGVATVERGGRQGKLPVTAFEAFDLEACTWTRHPSLPSRRAFAGCAMAEGNVFSLGGLQQPGPHNFYSRPHFVNTVEMFDLEHGSWTKLPRSLRMRDKRADFVVGSLGGHIMAIGGLGNQPCPLGSVEGFSLARRRWEALPAMPTARCSCSSLQAGPRLFVIGGVAQGPSQAVEALCLRDGV, encoded by the exons ATGGCTACAGGAGGTGGCCGAGCCTTCGCTTGGCAGGTGTTCCCACCCATGCCCACCTGCCGGGTGTATGGCACAGTGGCATACCAGGATGGGCACCTGCTAGTGTTGGGGGGCTGTGGCCGGGCTGGACTGCCCCTGGACACTGCCGAGACACTGGACATGGCCTCACATACATGGCTTGCACTGGCACCCCTGCCCACTGCCCGGGCCGGTGCGGCTGCTGTGGTGCTGGGCAAGCAGGTGCTAGTGGTGGGCGGTGTGGATGAGGGCCAGAGCCCTGTAGCTGCCGTGGAGGCCTTCCTGGCTGACGAGGGCCGCTGGGAGCGTCGGGCCACCCTCCCTCAGGCAGCCATGGGGGTTGCAACTGTGGAGAGAG GGGGCCGCCAGGGAAAGCTCCCAGTGACTGCTTTTGAGGCCTTTGATCTGGAGGCCTGTACCTGGACCCGGCACCCGAGCCTGCCGAGCCGCCGGGCCTTTGCTGGCTGTGCCATGGCAGAAGGCAACGTCTTCAGCCTGGGTGGCCTGCAGCAGCCCGGGCCCCACAATTTCTACTCCCGCCCACACTTTGTCAACACTGTGGAGATGTTCGACCTGGAACATG GGTCCTGGACCAAGCTGCCCCGCAGCCTGCGCATGAGGGATAAGAGGGCTGACTTTGTGGTTGGCTCCCTTGGGGGCCACATCATGGCCATTGGGGGCCTTG GCAACCAGCCGTGCCCTCTGGGCTCTGTGGAGGGCTTCAGCCTTGCACGGCGGCGCTGGGAGGCCCTGCCTGCCATGCCCACAGCCCGCTGCTCCTGTTCTAGTCTGCAGGCTGGGCCCCGGCTGTTTGTCATTGGGGGTGTGGCCCAGGGTCCCAGCCAAGCTGTGGAGGCGCTGTGTCTGCGTGATGGGGTCTGA